The Megalops cyprinoides isolate fMegCyp1 chromosome 25, fMegCyp1.pri, whole genome shotgun sequence nucleotide sequence cctggaggaccccctgccctgcatgtttcaaatgatcagtttgttattaagcagcttcaggagttcataacgagttgatcatttgaatcagctgtgttggagcagggagagatctaaaacatgcagggcagggggtcctccaggagagggttgagaaacactgccatagGTGTCTTTCCCACCTGTGTTGTGCAGATTTACTATATGTAGAGATAGGTCAGTCATGTCTGTATGTGACTTCCACGTGATATTGTCCTGTATATGAACAGCTAAAACACTGTAAATAGGAAGTGACCGCCTCATCATAGTTTCCCTCCCCTTATATTACATCTTTACACAAAGCATTTAGGATCTcctacattttcaaacaaaatatctgaaaattttatttgaatttaaacaaatgcaaaagcaGAGTTAGGCTGAGTGATATATGAATGGGTTTACGTGAGCAGGCTGTGAGTTTCTGAGGGAAACTGTCATGCTACGCCCCGAAAACGACACTCAGCGGTCGCACTTACAGCGATGCGGTCGATCCCAGCTTGGAGGCCCGCTGACCGCTCGAAGTTCCCACTCAGTTTCACGTACTGGTACCTGAGGGCCGAAACGTgggcggggagagagaggcaacaGCGGTTCAACTTTAGCTGGCGGTATCATTCGGCCGACGGCGTGCGTGAGTGGGTGGAGGGGTCGGGGGACCGAGACGAGCCGCGAAAGGGAAGGGGGTGCCTTTGAAGGACGGGGCCGTGTGCGTGGGTGTCACGACAGGAGCGCGAGACGTGCCGCGAGCTGACAGCGCTCTGAAAGTCCTCTGTATTTATATCCCCTGTTTAATTCCCTCTGCTGAAGCAAGCCAGCAGCCCTGCtactttctctcctctgtcagcaCTGCGCGGGGGCGACCCCGTGCCCCTCAGACAGATGACAGCCTTGCAGACAGGACTCTCCTCTGAAGGGCCAAACTCTGACCGCGTAACGCCGCGCACGAGCATTCCATTCCAGCTGATGGGACTGTCTGACCGCAGGGTGAAGTCTACAATGTGCAGAGCTGACAGATACCAGGCAAAACACTCCATCAGCATTGCATCCACGCTCACAGAGGCTATCTGGAGATGGGAAAACTCTAGGTAATACTTTATGCTTGCTGACAAGGGCTGGCTGGTAAGAGGGTAAGCTAAAACCTGACAACCTGCGCTAAACAAACCAGTAAACCAGCATACAGACCGGAGATACTTTTTGGTTAAACTCTAAGAAATACTTTATCTATAGCCAACCTGGTCAGAACTGAACAAGGCTCACAGAGGCTACCTGAGTGAAGCTAGGCTAGCGCTGACAGTGCCTTACCTGGGCAAAGCCGAGGTCCTGAGCGCCTGCTCCACATccatgtctgtgctgctgtagtcagtgatgatgatgttgaagTTCCTGTCACCAGTGTCTTTGTACAGCTGCTCCATGTCCACAATGAACTGCTTGACCCATCGGGCCTGGTTCTTCACTGTGGAGACAGAGCAGGGACAAACCAGCTCCAATAACATCCTTTATATCTCATGACGCATGAAACTCTttctttttgcatgttttccttCCTAATCCTTCACTGCACTACTGAGGCTGGGGTGTAAACTATGTCACTACAGTGTAGTGGGCAGCAGTGCGGCAAAgaagtaaggagcaggacttgtaagcGAAAGcttgccagttcgattccccaccggggcactgctgttgtacccttaggcaaggtacttagctcagaattgcctcagtaaacatccagctgtatgtatgggtaacataaaaaattgcaacctgtgtaagtcactctggatttgagtgtctgctaaatgccaataatgtaatgtaatgtaatgtaatgtaatctcagCCAACGGGATCAACCCTCCTCTAGGTCACTATAGCCCACGTGAAAAGCATTGTGGGTAGTAGTCCTGCTCGTGACCCGTAAGCCCCTGACCTGGCACGATGAAGTGGACGGTGGCGGAGGGGTTCCAGGAGAAGCCCAGCGGGTTGCAAAGCAGAGGCTCCTGCGGGACGGCCTGCTCCCAGGGAGCCTTTCGGTGCACCTGCAGGCCCACGGGTCGGGAGGAACCGTGGCGCTGGAGCGCATAGATGTAGTGGGACAGGCGGACCcggcccccggccccgcccagctcccgcagctccagctccagcaggtaGCGGCTGCCCTGGGACCCGTCCAGCCGCTTCTCCACGTTCAGCACCCGCAGCAGGGAGAAACGCCTGGGGAGAGCAGAGGGTGCGGGACAAACAAGCCGTTAAGCTCAGAGCGTTTATCTGCATGGAGGTGGGTAATGTACACCATCATTTCATCAGCCAGACAGCAtaacagaatgagaaaaatCAATACCATGCCCAACTGGCCTGATGCAATCATAGCTTCATTATATCACCACGTTTCATCTAAGTAGCACGCAATTAATCCACTGTCTCATCTCAGCCACTCAGTGACAGAGTACACGGGAAATTGAGGTGTCAAGGGACTTCCTGCAAGCTCatacacatgcaggcatgcatgcagacatgcGCACGTACACACCTACGTGCACACTAGAGTTGCACCAGAAAActgtggggtggcagtgtagcatagtggttaagatGCAGGACTCGTGACTGAAGGGTTACCAGTTCGATTGcccacttgggcactgctgctctggataagagcgtctgctaaatgccaatattgtaatatagtgaaatgtaatgtaaagtgcaTTACCCCGGGTGCTTCTGGTGCAGTTTCCTCACGAAGCCCTCCACCACGGCCACTGCGTCGGCGGGGCTCAGCTGCAGGTTGCCCGACACGTTGCAGTTGAGGTCGATCCAGTCCGAGCGCAGCGCGTGGAAGTCCAGCGGCTCCACGTCGAACGTCTGCTCCCAGTTCACGGCCTGGTCGAAGACAGGTGGGTTGGTGACCTCGTCCGCCCCCTGGCTGTCCTCGTCGTCCTCCGAATTCTCCTCCAGAGGCCACAAAGCGTCACCGCCGGCCTCGGGCGCAATGGTGGGCAGTGCGTCCGCCCCCCAGGGCTCCTCTACTCCCCCCATGCTCCGAGCTGTGGGAGTGACGTCTGCCTTTGGGGCCACTCTCACCTTGACCTTGTTTCCCTGGAGACCCTGCTCCCACTTAGCTGTCCAATGGCTGCGCTTGGCAGTGGTGGCCTTTTTGCCCACCTGAGGGGTAGTTATCTTTGCCCCCGAGTGCAGCTTCAAGCGATCCCCCTGCAGGACTGGGACTTTTAACTTTCGGAGGGGCATTGGAGCTGGGGTCGCAATGGAATGCAACGTTGCGTTTTGGAAGCCATTTGGCTTTTCCAAAGTTGCCTCTTCTGCAacagccaccagggggcgctctgACCGACTAGTGTTCCTTCCAGGCGCTCCCTTTGACTTCATGGCCCCCACAGGTCCAGATGAATTCCTCTCCTGATAGAGGAGGCGGGGCTCAACAAGTTTGGACCCCGCTATTGGATCAGCTCTCTTTCCCGTGCTAGGTTTTTCACTGCTCTGTACTGTGATTGGTGGATCTTCCTTTTGGCGCGCATCAGGCTGCTGCTCCAGCAATGCCTGATGGTCTGGCTCATTGGCTTTTGCCTTCTTCCTCTTGCTCCTTGTCCTGCTGGTCAGGTCCACAGCAAAGAGCTTCCTCTTCCGTTTGAAGGTGTAGTCGTCGTAGTCATCGCCGTAGTCGGGCAGGCCATTGGACCTCCTTGTGgtctccccttctcccttcaCCGGTTTTGGCTCTTTCACTGAATCCTCGTACTGGAAGATCTCATCAAAAGACATGTTCTCCTTTAAGCCCACATCTGGAACCAGAGGAGAATTATTATTTGATTAGTGATCTTTCCTGGCAAAAATCATATACTTGCCTAAAGCCACTCAGAGTATTAGTAGATGCACTTcatccaaataaaaaaatatcattcataaatacatactgtacaccaACTCAGGCAGAATGCTGCTTAGTTCTTGCAGTTTGCACTCAGTATTGTAGTCCCTAGTCCCTCGTGCAGTGTGTGTAGAGGTCACAATTACTTTCACTACCCTGGCACCGTTCACAACACTTCAAAAGCACTGTGATACTGTGGCAGCTGCGTACCACACCGACAATGGAACTGGCCTTCAAGTCAGAATGTCAAAGGTTCAAATCCCGCCTTGGAAATAGCTGTCATATCCTTGAGCAAAGCACTTCACCATAATCCAAATGTATAAACAGGTGATAAAATATACATCATGTGTACTTCTCCGGAAAGATTGGTTACTTAGCATATTAGTCAGAAAACGTATCATGAACAACACAAGTTATTCCGATGAAGGTCAATGAGGTTGTTGCACCTGATAAGATTGAGTTGCTCTGCTATCGATGGCACAGAACATCCTG carries:
- the LOC118771701 gene encoding beta-1,4-N-acetylgalactosaminyltransferase 3-like — translated: MYYCASRPSGPLTTSPSADGESGSWRARFTQQPWRPEYKGQANLHIFEDWCGSSTLHLRKNLHYPLYPHSRTTVKKLAVAPRWTNYGLRIFGYLHPYMDGEYLFAVASDDNSEFWLSLDDSPLNLRLLALLGKTGAEWAAPGEFGKYASQTSQPVQLSSKKRYYFEVIHKQNDRGTDHVEVAWRLVHDSHRFTVVGSKYISLYTNESALTMSEVSHIPQTAASHAEPLRESPGTPPHGADMLKADPRDTSYRIPLVDEATLRNVLPDCAYKPSYTIKGVPLLRYQGLQFVHMSYIYPNDYTRLTHMENDNKCFYQENQLYIDRFGFFKYMKMDAPENQAFDRDGRSWNKQDVGLKENMSFDEIFQYEDSVKEPKPVKGEGETTRRSNGLPDYGDDYDDYTFKRKRKLFAVDLTSRTRSKRKKAKANEPDHQALLEQQPDARQKEDPPITVQSSEKPSTGKRADPIAGSKLVEPRLLYQERNSSGPVGAMKSKGAPGRNTSRSERPLVAVAEEATLEKPNGFQNATLHSIATPAPMPLRKLKVPVLQGDRLKLHSGAKITTPQVGKKATTAKRSHWTAKWEQGLQGNKVKVRVAPKADVTPTARSMGGVEEPWGADALPTIAPEAGGDALWPLEENSEDDEDSQGADEVTNPPVFDQAVNWEQTFDVEPLDFHALRSDWIDLNCNVSGNLQLSPADAVAVVEGFVRKLHQKHPGRFSLLRVLNVEKRLDGSQGSRYLLELELRELGGAGGRVRLSHYIYALQRHGSSRPVGLQVHRKAPWEQAVPQEPLLCNPLGFSWNPSATVHFIVPVKNQARWVKQFIVDMEQLYKDTGDRNFNIIITDYSSTDMDVEQALRTSALPRYQYVKLSGNFERSAGLQAGIDRIADDHSIVFLCDLHIHFPMSIIDSIRKHCVEGKMAFAPIVMRLNCGATPQEPNGFWEVNGFGLLGIYKSDLDAAGGMNTKDFKDRWGGEDWELLDRILQAGLEVERIHLRNFMHHYHSKRGMWNRQSLKST